A genome region from Drosophila simulans strain w501 chromosome 2R, Prin_Dsim_3.1, whole genome shotgun sequence includes the following:
- the LOC6739484 gene encoding F-box only protein 42: MDASSYKVDGENDNCGATLAAVNLNVLPDEILEFIFTYLPPYGDLEHCSLVCKRWHAIVKNLVRRSKHNLEKGLIDFRLRWEVFSQQTVNGGAGAPLSFIAGRFAHSAVRQDNSMYVFGGGSSSDTTFNDLWRFDLTHMRWARPVATGTYPSPKGSASMVAWRDQLILFGGWRYPSLHPPYQPWCLFDELHYYDLGKNRWLLRSSLSSPPPMAGHSATVHGDRMVVFGGYQIKDDFNVNSNDTWVLDLPEQRWWQPLFVGNTRPSPRYGQIQVELGKNHLLIVGGCGGANRVYTDAWLLDMTRDVWSWKSIAVRNKRFGAVHMWCNPGCKVNNYLVVVGPSPNMPQDFQMMKQSRVPVVGGRGPPPPNPLQNVPPRGYRIPVPDRRLGGGLGGPGQNRGGNIRPGVGGAAAALGPQEQYLANRRAILNQHMQQAQQFLHNSNVNNNNNNYQPRSGRLSDLHAPPAPAAAASPPSPPVRPNAPPSPADGDVDAAQRLQRNLALRCRDNEPRLPKRFDELYEDPFRMAAFNVPTRSRSASRDHNERIRRMEEKMNAIRNSRRSAPAAAQVEPQPLRAPSPKRLRCNVQSLFVCDISGILDSSEPALEWVEYKNFGVLKGAPDRLILSSLIAGNGELILFGGVHKETLTDITHHVSNSIHFLSVPRDII; this comes from the exons ATGGACGCGAGCAGTTACAAGGTCGATGGCGAGAACGACAATTGCGGGGCGACCTTGGCCGCTGTAAATCTGAATGTCCTTCCCGATGAGATACTGGAGTTCATTTTCACCTACCTGCCACCCTACGGCGACTTGGAGCACTGCAGCCTGGTGTGCAAGCGATGGCACGCCATTGTGAAGA ACCTTGTGCGCCGTTCCAAGCACAATCTGGAGAAGGGCCTCATCGACTTTCGACTGCGCTGGGAGGTGTTTTCCCAGCAGACAGTCAATGGCGGGGCTGGAGCACCATTATCCTTTATTGCCGGACGATTTGCTCACTCGGCTGTGCGGCAAGACAACTCCATGTACGTGTTCGGCGGCGGCTCCTCGTCGGACACCACCTTCAACGATCTGTGGCGCTTTGACTTGACGCACATGCGGTGGGCGCGGCCAGTGGCCACAGGAACCTATCCCTCGCCCAAGGGCAGTGCATCAATGGTAGCGTGGCGGGACCAGCTGATACTCTTTGGCGGATGGCGATACCCTTCGCTACATCCGCCCTACCAACCATGGTGCTTATTTGACGAGCTGCACTACTACGATCTTGGAAAGAACCGCTGGCTGCTGCGAAGCTCCCTATCTTCCCCACCACCGATGGCTGGACACTCGGCCACGGTACATGGCGATCGGATGGTAGTTTTTGGCGGTTACCAGATCAAAGACGATTTCAATGTAAACTCAAACGACACATGGGTACTGGATCTGCCGGAGCAGCGCTGGTGGCAGCCACTCTTTGTGGGCAACACGCGACCCAGTCCGCGATACGGACAAATCCAGGTAGAGTTGGGAAAGAATCACCTGCTGATCGTGGGAGGATGTGGCGGTGCCAATCGGGTGTACACTGATGCCTGGCTGCTGGACATGACCAGGGATGTATGGAGCTGGAAGTCTATTGCTGTGCGCAACAAGCGCTTTGGAGCCGTCCACATGTGGTGCAATCCCGGTTGCAAGGTCAACAACTACCTGGTGGTCGTGGGCCCATCGCCCAACATGCCGCAGGACTTCCAAATGATGAAGCAAAGCAGAGTCCCAGTCGTTGGAGGACGTGGACCTCCGCCGCCGAATCCTCTTCAAAACGTACCTCCAAGGGGATACCGGATACCAGTTCCGGATCGTCGACTAGGTGGAGGACTGGGTGGACCTGGTCAAAATCGTGGAGGAAACATCCGTCCTGGAGTGggaggtgcagcagcagcactgggTCCTCAAGAACAGTATTTGGCCAACCGAAGAGCAATTCTTAATCAACACATGCAGCAAGCTCAGCAATTCCTGCACAACAGCAATGtgaacaataataacaataattaccAACCGCGCTCGGGAAGATTGAGTGATCTGCATGCCCCGCCTGCTccggctgcagctgcttctcctccaTCCCCGCCAGTGCGACCAAATGCTCCGCCATCTCCCGCCGACGGCGATGTGGATGCCGCACAGCGCTTGCAAAGAAATTTAGCTCTAAGGTGTCGTGATAATGAACCTAGGCTACCAAAACGTTTCGATGAGCTCTATGAG GATCCCTTTCGAATGGCCGCCTTCAATGTGCCCACACGATCGCGGAGTGCTTCGCGGGATCACAACGAGCGAATACGACGTATGGAGGAGAAGATGAACGCCATTCGCAATTCGCGACGCAGCGCACCGGCGGCCGCCCAAGTGGAACCACAACCGCTACGCGCACCCTCTCCCAAACGATTGCGCTGCAATGTGCAATCCCTGTTCGTGTGTGACATCTCCGGCATTTTGGACAGCAGCGAACCCGCCCTCGAGTGGGTGGAATACAAAAACTTCGGAGTGCTCAAGGGTGCTCCGGATCGGCTAATCCTCTCGAGCCTCATTGCTGGCAACGGCGAGCTCATCCTCTTCGGGGGCGTGCACAAGGAGACACTAACGGACATCACACACCATGTGTCCAATTCCATACACTTCCTGAGTGTGCCACGTGATATTATCTAA
- the LOC27208057 gene encoding uncharacterized protein LOC27208057 produces the protein MHLSYGQLKVVLILALLQELQVKPQREVFQELFEKDLRLCPDCFVGQKEQCGVIFQKIAEPSDWSRLVKAISLLVDRRAIHYLRLKDQDQEVQLVAKRKIIDAHSYQMKNVKRSFYELEEQPGGFHLCRSLAREPRFVSYLEQRGHAAASVWFYMMHYVSPLLMQELHLQGFPVPTPYASCGLTHFQSYAGRTLAHYVDAEEGLRVELALQLIQLSLKLTFGFADFRIILTDFTADNFAYDEETKKVYLIDLDSVVLVDASTAAGQAEKYDPLPGEGFTFDVSAFCSGHQLDANIYQACLLLRDFLLKNLHNEKLQLLLEQCVACQDDFCDMRFQHAYDLIKVLESKN, from the coding sequence ATGCACCTGTCATACGGCCAACTAAAAGTGGTGCTCATTTTGGCCCtgctgcaggagctgcaggTGAAGCCGCAGCGGGAGGTGTTCCAGGAGCTTTTCGAGAAGGATCTGCGCTTGTGTCCAGACTGTTTCGTTGGACAGAAAGAGCAATGCGGTGTTATCTTCCAGAAAATTGCAGAGCCCTCGGATTGGAGTAGACTTGTGAAAGCCATTTCGTTGCTCGTTGATCGTCGAGCGATTCACTATCTAAGGCTAAAAGACCAGGATCAGGAAGTCCAGCTGGTGGCCAAAAGAAAGATCATTGATGCGCATAGCTATCAgatgaaaaatgtgaaaagatCTTTCTATGAACTAGAGGAGCAACCTGGTGGTTTTCATCTCTGCCGAAGTCTGGCAAGGGAACCCCGTTTCGTTTCGTATTTGGAGCAGCGTGGACATGCCGCTGCCAGTGTGTGGTTCTACATGATGCACTACGTCAGTCCGCTGCTCATGCAGGAACTGCATCTGCAGGGCTTTCCAGTGCCTACCCCATACGCCTCCTGCGGACTGACACATTTTCAATCATACGCTGGACGCACATTAGCTCATTACGTCGATGCCGAAGAAGGTCTGCGTGTGGAGCTGGCTCTCCAGTTGATCCAACTCTCCCTCAAGCTAACTTTTGGCTTCGCGGACTTTCGCATTATTTTAACCGATTTCACGGCCGATAATTTCGCTTACGACGAAGAAACCAAGAAGGTGTACCTCATTGATTTGGACTCCGTGGTCCTGGTGGACGCTTCAACCGCAGCAGGACAAGCCGAAAAGTACGACCCGCTGCCCGGCGAGGGCTTCACATTTGATGTCTCGGCTTTCTGCTCCGGCCACCAGCTGGATGCCAATATCTACCAGGCGTGCCTTTTGCTAAGGGATTTCTTGCTTAAGAATTTGCACAACgaaaagctgcagctgctcctggagCAGTGTGTAGCATGCCAAGATGACTTCTGTGATATGCGTTTCCAACATGCTTACGACCTAATAAAAGTGCTGGAAAGCAAAAATTAA
- the LOC6739485 gene encoding tRNA pseudouridine(38/39) synthase, giving the protein MSATNDKKVVINKRLKGLSREALEKLTQTELIDKVVQLEAYNFQLRNLLQKKLSEHDKHDKEYSGLFGNEADGKVSQVAKTSNKVQKIRMFDWSSAHKRHVLLKITYFGWDYQGFACQEDSNDTIESNLFRALTRTCLIESRATSNYHRCGRTDKEVSAFCQVISIDLRSKHPPESQLDPTSLSSEIDYCGLLNRVLPKNIQCVAWMPLRSPVYSARFDCVSRSYRYYFPKGDLDIAAMRKACDLLVRHADFRNFCKMDVHNGVTNYMRNLQSARVEACDENHTNSGYDMYYLEIQANAFLWHQIRCIMAVLLLVGQKKEKPAVISDLLDVESNPCKPQYTPAIGLPLNLFRCDFRDHTTRSVNHSGSGDANEEAMDTVANESDDLNAPEPLERDLTAWIYNEENLQKLIENTQCEWTQFSVKSTMIRNVLQQLESLFEENFKPNEKVLAQVNLLQDSVNPRQYQPLLERKRCESLENRIEHFVKKQRLIVKNETETE; this is encoded by the exons ATGAGTGcaacaaatgacaaaaaaGTTGTTATAAATAAACGATTAAAAGGCTTAAGCCGAGAGGCTCTCGAAAAACTAACCCAAACCGAGCTGATCGATAAGGTTGTCCAACTGGAGGCCTATAACTTTCAGTTGCGGAATCTGCTGCAGAAAAAGTTAAGCGAGCATGATAAACATGATAAGGAATACTCTGGATTATTTGGCAACGAAGCGGATGGCAAAGTTAGCCAGGTGGCCAAGACATCCAACAAAGTGCAGAAGATACGTATGTTCGATTGGAGCAG tgcacacaAGCGTCATGTCTTGCTAAAGATTACCTACTTTGGTTGGGACTATCAAGGATTTGCCTGCCAGGAGGATTCCAATGATACTATCG AATCCAACTTGTTCCGCGCACTGACTCGTACCTGCCTAATCGAATCTCGCGCCACTTCCAATTATCACCGCTGTGGACGCACAGACAAGGAGGTGAGCGCCTTCTGCCAGGTCATCTCCATAGATCTGCGCAGCAAGCATCCACCCGAATCCCAGCTGGATCCCACATCGCTTTCCTCCGAGATCGACTACTGTGGACTCCTGAATCGAGTGCTGCCCAAGAACATTCAGTGCGTGGCTTGGATGCCACTGCGCAGTCCGGTTTATAGTGCTCGATTTGATTGCGTTTCTCGCAGCTATCGTTACTACTTTCCTAAGGGTGACCTGGACATTGCTGCCATGCGTAAAGCCTGTGATCTCTTAGTGCGTCACGCCGACTTCCGCAATTTCTGCAAAATGGACGTGCACAACGGAGTAACCAACTACATGAGAAACTTGCAATCAGCCAGGGTGGAAGCTTGTGATGAGAATCATACAAATTCCG GCTACGACATGTACTACCTGGAGATTCAAGCAAATGCCTTCCTCTGGCACCAAATCCGTTGCATTATGGCGGTGCTTTTACTTGTgggccaaaaaaaggaaaaaccggCCGTAATAAGTGACCTGCTTGATGTGGAGTCTAATCCCTGCAAGCCGCAGTACACCCCCGCCATTGGCTTGCCTTTAAATCTGTTTCGTTGCGATTTTCGAGACCATACAACAAGAAGTGTAAACCATTCAGGCAGCGGTGATGCAAATGAAGAGGCCATGGATACAGTCGCCAACGAATCAGATGACTTAAATGCTCCCGAGCCCTTGGAGCGTGATCTTACGGCGTGGATTTACAATGAGGAAAATCTACAGAAGCTTATCGAAAACACCCAGTGTGAGTGGACGCAATTTAGCGTTAAGAGCACCATGATACGCAATGTGCTGCAACAACTGGAATCCTTATTTGAAGAAAACTTTAAGCCAAATGAGAAGGTACTGGCTCAGGTAAACCTGTTGCAGGATTCCGTCAATCCACGTCAATATCAGCCTCTTTTAGAACGCAAACGATGTG AGAGCTTGGAGAACCGGATTGAGCATTTTGTAAAAAAGCAACGACTGATTGTGAAGAATGAAACGGAAACAGagtga